A genomic segment from Bacillota bacterium encodes:
- a CDS encoding AAA family ATPase, which translates to MRFKAINLIAYGPFTDYRIELPEKPDFHIIYGPNEAGKSSALRALISALYGIPMRTDDNFLHENRALRIGIDIENQSQSLSVIRQKRLKNSLLDAETEQPVDEGLLERMLANFDQTAFENLFGLDHQRLREGGQGLLEGRGDLGFSIFSAATGIERLQEVLNRLEEDSKKVFVPQRNGRGSLNEAVKDYKQARAMEEESMLRGREWQELERNYENQQEELEKLNSEIDKLEALYRKYVRIKSCTPDVIKREELRAKLEQLGDVVVLDDGFTERRQRVENRIEQADRERLKAEHKYAQLKEELDRIEVPTQLLDLSDDIKTLVERLDSYRSRLQGLPALEWNVEQLAGRALAALKSVNPDEQDLNNADSYLIPLLVSAAVKGLLADRETIINKLAEAKAGLAETQQELDGLRTEIEELGSVPEYTSLKIAIQNAQKDSKIEQSFRDNRLKQEQLIAEINSDILRLGLWRGTFEELVHLPVPAVPTVREYASQMQEYKSELKHLEEQVKQLDGELQRAEMQLARIESLGKVPTKEELDRIRSRRDLGWSLVKKSWLEGNLSREEEQEFTKGRPLAEVYEQAVRQTDAVADEMYREAHNVGQKQALLNSIHQLKTRLLELQQQGKNLLQNQEALMTKWRSEWQNTQIQPLAPEEMLRWLEERQRILAKVGDLAKLKAEAEDYLEAKRRQIAALTQAAAEVGAELGKTPSLTDVLAQAEVICQRLEEKANQLVFLRQSLASAENRSRRQIQGVQNYEAALKEIEAECRANLAKTNLPPDADFKAVAAYLERIAELEQILKEKAEQENRLAKDRELIADYENQVSELVAACAPELGDLRPDLAMQNLHQLLQQAERDRVYRNQLDKQLREQDRIINEAKVERAAAGKELAQLMESAQVKELAALKAAEQKSQEYLSLQQQIREIENRLLQEGRTLEQLVAEVKATEIDTLDSRLESLSAELERLKADKDRKLTEFGRTQAQYEKYCRGTNIQALEAREQAESLLTIVKGQGAEYLKLRAALVLLKKSLERYRDLNQGPIINLAGKIFAELTLGSFVRLKTDTDSRGNLVVVGVRETGEEVGVTGMSDGTRDQLYLALRLAAIEKHLEDNEPLPLVCDDLLINFDDARSLQTLKVLADLANKTQVVFFTHHSKIIELAHAYLPKRAVIHHLGAARPLDTLEQKTV; encoded by the coding sequence TTGCGTTTTAAAGCTATCAATCTTATTGCCTATGGACCTTTCACTGATTACCGGATCGAGCTGCCTGAAAAACCGGACTTTCACATTATCTATGGGCCGAACGAAGCTGGTAAAAGCTCAGCCTTAAGAGCGTTAATCAGCGCTTTATACGGTATACCCATGCGGACTGATGATAATTTCCTTCATGAAAACCGTGCTCTCCGCATCGGTATCGACATAGAAAATCAAAGCCAGAGCCTATCTGTAATCCGCCAGAAGAGACTTAAAAATTCTCTGCTGGATGCTGAAACTGAGCAGCCGGTTGATGAGGGACTGCTTGAGCGAATGCTGGCTAATTTCGATCAGACCGCCTTCGAGAATCTTTTCGGGCTTGACCATCAGCGTCTGCGGGAAGGCGGACAGGGACTATTGGAAGGCCGGGGCGATTTAGGCTTCAGCATTTTTTCGGCAGCTACCGGTATCGAGCGCCTGCAGGAGGTCCTCAATCGGTTGGAAGAAGACAGCAAAAAAGTGTTTGTTCCTCAACGAAATGGCCGCGGCAGTCTTAATGAAGCAGTTAAAGATTATAAACAGGCTCGTGCTATGGAAGAAGAAAGCATGCTTAGAGGAAGAGAATGGCAGGAGCTGGAACGAAATTACGAAAATCAGCAGGAAGAGCTGGAAAAGCTGAACAGTGAAATTGACAAGTTAGAAGCACTTTACCGAAAATATGTCCGGATTAAAAGCTGCACACCGGATGTGATTAAGCGCGAAGAACTGAGAGCCAAGCTGGAACAGCTTGGAGATGTGGTTGTCTTAGACGATGGCTTTACAGAGCGGAGGCAGAGAGTTGAGAACAGAATTGAGCAGGCTGATCGGGAGCGGCTTAAAGCCGAGCATAAGTATGCTCAATTAAAAGAAGAACTGGATCGGATCGAGGTTCCTACCCAGCTTTTAGACCTCAGTGATGATATTAAAACTCTAGTGGAGCGGCTTGATTCTTATCGTTCTCGACTCCAAGGTCTTCCTGCGCTGGAGTGGAATGTAGAGCAGTTGGCTGGACGCGCACTGGCAGCGCTTAAGTCGGTCAATCCTGATGAACAGGACTTAAATAACGCGGACAGCTATTTAATTCCCCTCTTAGTAAGTGCGGCAGTCAAAGGTCTGCTCGCTGACAGAGAAACTATAATCAACAAGCTGGCTGAAGCTAAAGCTGGACTCGCAGAAACTCAGCAGGAGCTCGATGGGCTGCGAACTGAGATTGAAGAACTGGGATCGGTTCCAGAATATACCAGTCTCAAGATTGCCATTCAAAATGCCCAAAAAGACAGCAAAATTGAGCAGTCTTTCCGGGATAACCGGTTAAAGCAGGAACAGCTGATCGCCGAGATTAATTCCGATATTCTCCGGTTGGGTCTGTGGCGGGGAACATTTGAAGAACTAGTTCACCTCCCAGTTCCGGCAGTTCCCACGGTTAGAGAATATGCTTCGCAAATGCAGGAGTACAAATCAGAGTTGAAACATCTTGAGGAGCAGGTTAAACAGCTGGATGGCGAGCTCCAGAGGGCAGAAATGCAGCTGGCCCGAATCGAGTCGCTGGGAAAAGTACCTACCAAGGAGGAATTAGATCGCATTCGCAGTCGGCGCGATCTCGGCTGGAGTCTGGTAAAGAAATCCTGGCTGGAGGGAAACCTGTCCCGCGAGGAAGAGCAGGAATTTACCAAAGGAAGGCCTCTTGCTGAGGTTTACGAGCAGGCGGTGCGGCAGACAGACGCTGTTGCAGATGAAATGTATCGAGAAGCCCATAATGTGGGTCAGAAACAGGCACTGTTAAACAGTATTCATCAGCTAAAAACAAGATTACTGGAGCTGCAGCAGCAGGGAAAGAACCTTCTGCAGAACCAAGAAGCGCTGATGACCAAGTGGCGCAGCGAATGGCAGAATACACAGATCCAGCCTTTAGCACCGGAAGAGATGCTGCGCTGGCTGGAAGAGCGTCAGCGCATACTGGCAAAAGTTGGCGACCTGGCCAAGTTAAAGGCTGAGGCTGAAGATTATTTAGAAGCTAAGCGCCGGCAGATCGCAGCGCTTACACAAGCTGCGGCAGAGGTGGGCGCAGAGCTTGGCAAAACCCCATCATTGACTGACGTATTAGCTCAAGCTGAGGTGATCTGCCAGAGGCTTGAAGAGAAGGCGAATCAGCTGGTGTTTTTACGCCAGAGCCTAGCCAGCGCTGAAAACCGCAGCCGCAGGCAGATTCAAGGAGTACAGAACTACGAAGCTGCCTTAAAGGAAATAGAGGCGGAATGCCGAGCAAATCTTGCCAAAACTAACCTGCCTCCAGACGCAGATTTCAAGGCAGTTGCTGCCTATCTAGAGAGAATCGCAGAGCTGGAGCAGATTCTTAAAGAAAAAGCAGAGCAGGAAAACAGGCTGGCTAAGGATCGGGAATTGATAGCGGATTATGAAAACCAGGTGTCGGAGCTGGTTGCTGCGTGCGCACCGGAGCTGGGGGATCTGCGTCCGGATTTAGCAATGCAGAATCTGCATCAGCTGCTGCAGCAAGCTGAGCGGGATCGGGTTTACCGCAACCAGTTGGACAAGCAGCTTCGCGAGCAGGACAGGATTATCAATGAAGCAAAAGTAGAGCGTGCCGCTGCTGGAAAGGAATTAGCTCAGCTGATGGAGTCTGCTCAAGTTAAGGAACTGGCAGCTCTAAAAGCTGCTGAGCAGAAATCGCAAGAGTATCTTAGTCTCCAGCAGCAGATAAGGGAGATCGAGAACAGGCTGCTGCAGGAGGGCAGAACGCTGGAGCAGCTGGTCGCTGAAGTCAAAGCAACTGAAATTGACACCCTAGATTCAAGGCTGGAATCACTATCAGCTGAGCTTGAGCGGCTAAAAGCTGATAAAGACAGAAAACTGACCGAGTTCGGGAGGACGCAAGCTCAGTACGAAAAATACTGCCGGGGCACTAATATCCAAGCTCTCGAGGCAAGAGAGCAGGCCGAAAGCCTGCTGACCATTGTAAAAGGTCAGGGCGCAGAATACTTGAAATTGAGGGCAGCGCTCGTGCTTCTTAAAAAGTCGCTGGAGCGGTATCGAGATCTGAACCAGGGACCAATTATCAACCTCGCCGGCAAGATTTTTGCGGAACTCACATTGGGATCATTTGTACGCCTGAAAACGGATACTGATTCCAGGGGCAATCTAGTGGTTGTGGGAGTCAGGGAAACCGGAGAAGAGGTGGGTGTAACCGGGATGAGTGATGGGACAAGGGATCAGCTGTACCTGGCGCTCAGACTGGCAGCGATAGAAAAACATTTAGAGGATAATGAACCCCTGCCTCTGGTCTGCGATGATCTGCTGATCAACTTTGATGATGCCCGTTCACTGCAGACGCTGAAAGTATTGGCAGATCTAGCCAACAAAACGCAGGTTGTTTTCTTCACCCATCACAGCAAAATCATTGAGCTGGCCCATGCGTATCTGCCGAAACGAGCTGTAATTCATCATTTAGGCGCAGCCAGGCCGCTTGACACTTTAGAGCAAAAGACAGTATAA
- a CDS encoding DNA repair exonuclease, whose protein sequence is MDFKFIHAADVHLDSPLRGLERYEGAPVDEIRGAVRRAFINLIDMCIRERVKFLVLAGDLYDGDLLDYQTGLFFAAQMSRLRASGIKVYIVLGNHDAQSEVTKGVRLPDNVHLFSADTPHTIYDEELGVALHGWSYPTRAVTEDVSRRYPEPAFGFYNIGILHTSLDGREGHDNYAPCSLQDLIRKGYNYWALGHVHQREIAAENPLVVFPGNIQGRHIRETGPKGCMLVEVLNGQTHLQFRPLDVLQWAVCTADITGVKSPEEALDLAVEQLQDQIAVSGGKLHAVRFIIEGATKVNNQLQRNKDHFIYNLRAAVNDVSRGSVWLEKVLVETRQVADLEALFDEHPTLKDFFRILHEFAEDTSLREELEAELRGFYNMIPKEAVIGEDGLNLNDSRFLETIIAQAKKLIADELVS, encoded by the coding sequence ATGGATTTTAAGTTTATACATGCAGCTGATGTGCATCTGGACAGCCCTCTGCGCGGTCTTGAGCGCTACGAGGGAGCACCCGTGGATGAAATTCGCGGTGCGGTGCGCAGAGCTTTTATTAATCTCATCGATATGTGCATCCGGGAAAGGGTAAAGTTTCTTGTACTCGCTGGCGATCTCTATGATGGAGACTTATTAGATTACCAAACCGGGTTATTTTTTGCTGCCCAGATGAGCAGACTCCGCGCATCGGGCATTAAAGTATATATAGTGCTGGGCAATCACGATGCCCAAAGTGAAGTTACTAAGGGTGTGCGCCTGCCCGATAATGTGCACCTCTTCTCGGCAGATACTCCCCATACCATCTATGACGAAGAGTTAGGTGTGGCGCTGCATGGTTGGAGCTATCCCACCAGAGCAGTGACAGAGGATGTCTCGCGCAGGTATCCTGAACCCGCTTTCGGATTCTACAACATTGGAATTCTCCACACATCTTTGGATGGACGAGAAGGACATGACAACTACGCGCCGTGCAGCCTCCAGGATCTAATCAGGAAAGGTTATAATTACTGGGCTTTAGGTCATGTCCACCAGCGGGAGATTGCTGCTGAAAATCCTCTAGTTGTGTTTCCCGGCAATATTCAGGGGCGCCATATCCGGGAGACCGGACCTAAAGGCTGTATGCTGGTTGAGGTCCTAAATGGACAGACACATCTTCAGTTTCGTCCCCTTGATGTACTGCAGTGGGCAGTGTGCACAGCAGACATCACCGGAGTTAAATCTCCGGAAGAAGCCTTGGACTTGGCTGTAGAACAGCTGCAGGATCAGATAGCTGTTTCCGGAGGTAAACTGCACGCGGTACGTTTTATTATCGAAGGAGCAACCAAGGTTAATAACCAGCTGCAGCGGAATAAGGATCACTTTATCTATAATCTCCGAGCTGCGGTAAATGATGTCAGCCGCGGCAGTGTATGGCTTGAAAAAGTTCTGGTAGAAACACGGCAGGTTGCAGATCTTGAAGCACTTTTTGATGAACACCCTACATTAAAAGACTTTTTTAGAATTCTCCATGAGTTTGCGGAAGATACAAGTTTAAGAGAAGAACTGGAAGCTGAGCTGAGAGGTTTTTACAACATGATCCCCAAAGAGGCTGTCATTGGGGAAGACGGCTTGAACCTGAATGATTCTCGATTTCTGGAAACAATCATCGCTCAAGCCAAGAAACTGATTGCTGATGAGCTGGTAAGCTAG
- a CDS encoding UPF0104 family protein, with the protein MANPKEIWAVLHDYPTQYLLLALLTIVLSWFVDALRIKIAIAATGFAVPYTLLVVAMIATHFLSMITPFTATGVPFLIYILYRYRLSVGQAAGVSTSASLGAQLGLVALVSLILTLMPEIPEPFVPYFPYLELIVVLYGIGVAAAVCLFTHGHRFRSLFERFTKYPNISLWFNTFVTSFRQTFKKRGLYFLGVIICGFCHFALLYLAGCFLLTGIQAEPALSFENYSVAALLGLSPSLTPIPGGAGVSEIFSVYMLDDTFTDDRIGAFIILWRAVIFYFPAAAGGIAVAYLLLIWSKKQKPRALDKVAASENCQQS; encoded by the coding sequence TTGGCTAATCCTAAGGAGATCTGGGCGGTGCTCCATGATTACCCTACCCAATACCTGCTTTTGGCGCTGCTCACAATTGTTTTATCCTGGTTTGTAGATGCGCTGCGGATCAAAATCGCCATAGCTGCTACAGGATTTGCTGTTCCATATACCCTCCTGGTAGTGGCCATGATTGCGACCCACTTTCTTTCTATGATTACGCCTTTTACAGCAACCGGTGTTCCATTTCTGATTTATATTCTCTATCGATACAGGCTGAGTGTGGGCCAAGCAGCTGGAGTTTCAACCAGTGCCAGTCTTGGCGCGCAGTTAGGTTTGGTGGCACTGGTGTCACTGATTTTAACCTTAATGCCTGAAATCCCGGAACCATTCGTTCCTTACTTTCCGTACCTAGAGCTGATTGTGGTACTTTATGGGATCGGGGTTGCTGCGGCAGTCTGCCTTTTTACTCATGGACACAGATTTAGATCTCTATTTGAACGCTTTACCAAGTACCCGAATATATCACTCTGGTTTAATACTTTTGTTACTTCATTCCGGCAGACATTCAAAAAGAGAGGGCTCTATTTTTTAGGAGTGATCATCTGCGGCTTCTGCCATTTTGCCCTGCTCTATTTAGCAGGATGCTTTTTACTCACAGGTATACAGGCTGAACCTGCCCTGTCTTTTGAAAACTACAGCGTTGCAGCTCTACTGGGCCTATCACCATCACTGACCCCGATTCCGGGCGGTGCAGGTGTTTCTGAGATCTTCTCAGTCTACATGTTAGATGATACTTTCACCGATGACCGCATCGGCGCATTTATCATTTTATGGCGGGCAGTTATCTTTTACTTCCCGGCAGCGGCCGGAGGGATAGCAGTGGCTTATCTGCTGCTGATCTGGAGTAAAAAGCAGAAGCCCAGAGCTTTAGATAAGGTAGCTGCTTCCGAAAACTGTCAGCAGTCATAA
- a CDS encoding RNA polymerase sigma factor produces the protein MAVNEFELITKIKQGDRNSMAEIFEAHVDAAVRLAYMITHDWSTAEDAVQEAFIQAFRSIKSFKDGMAFKPWFSKIVINKSKRIKQKFRVDPEYIPNTEENPHLAFSPEDQTLVNEESGFVYEAINQLDEKHRLPIILKYLSGLTEKEIAEVLKIPQSTVKSRLYTARQRLKTALTAAERGEQGA, from the coding sequence ATGGCAGTAAATGAGTTTGAGTTGATCACCAAAATAAAGCAGGGCGATCGGAACTCGATGGCAGAAATTTTCGAAGCACATGTTGACGCTGCAGTTCGGTTGGCATATATGATAACTCACGATTGGTCAACTGCCGAAGATGCAGTCCAAGAGGCTTTTATCCAGGCTTTTCGCTCAATCAAGTCCTTTAAAGACGGCATGGCATTTAAGCCGTGGTTTTCTAAAATCGTGATCAACAAATCTAAGCGGATCAAGCAGAAGTTTAGAGTTGATCCGGAATATATTCCCAACACGGAAGAAAATCCCCATCTTGCCTTTTCACCGGAGGATCAGACTCTGGTGAATGAGGAAAGCGGATTTGTTTATGAAGCCATCAATCAGCTGGATGAGAAGCACCGTCTCCCCATCATCCTCAAGTACTTGAGCGGCTTGACTGAAAAAGAGATCGCTGAGGTGCTGAAGATACCTCAGTCTACAGTCAAATCCCGCTTATACACAGCCCGTCAAAGATTAAAAACTGCTTTGACAGCCGCAGAAAGGGGTGAGCAGGGTGCTTGA
- a CDS encoding SIMPL domain-containing protein (The SIMPL domain is named for its presence in mouse protein SIMPL (signalling molecule that associates with mouse pelle-like kinase). Bacterial member BP26, from Brucella, was shown to assemble into a channel-like structure, while YggE from E. coli has been associated with resistance to oxidative stress.): MSRTKKGLLAISCAVILLLSVMVLTGLDFNTAAQSPEHKGVITVTGDAVVTAAPDTAYITLGVETRDQSAETASRQNAEIMTNVIKALKEFGLSDTEVTTSGYYIYSYQESDRTTEPISYYTVYNVRNQVNVKTTQLEHVGTIIDLAIKEGANQVQGISFDTVNKADLQLKALENAVLQAGQKAEAIAKGAGVTIKEIVSITEQSEYYAPYTEAYAFRASAADSAITPINPGDVEVKARVIVEYKF; the protein is encoded by the coding sequence ATGAGCAGAACCAAAAAGGGTTTATTAGCGATTAGTTGTGCTGTTATACTGCTGTTAAGTGTCATGGTCTTAACAGGTTTAGACTTTAATACTGCAGCTCAGAGTCCTGAACACAAAGGTGTAATCACAGTTACTGGTGATGCAGTTGTTACTGCCGCGCCGGATACTGCCTACATTACCCTTGGCGTAGAGACTAGAGACCAGTCCGCAGAAACAGCCTCCAGGCAGAATGCGGAAATCATGACCAATGTGATTAAAGCTCTTAAGGAATTCGGATTAAGCGATACAGAGGTTACTACCAGCGGCTACTACATTTACAGCTACCAGGAATCTGACCGCACTACCGAACCGATCAGCTATTACACCGTGTATAATGTGCGCAATCAGGTGAATGTCAAAACCACTCAGCTGGAACATGTAGGTACAATCATTGATCTGGCGATTAAAGAAGGTGCAAATCAGGTTCAGGGTATTTCATTTGATACTGTCAACAAAGCCGATCTGCAGCTTAAAGCTTTAGAGAATGCCGTCCTCCAGGCAGGGCAGAAAGCAGAAGCGATTGCCAAAGGAGCCGGTGTCACGATTAAGGAAATCGTATCCATCACCGAGCAGAGTGAATACTACGCACCGTACACCGAAGCTTATGCCTTTAGAGCCAGTGCCGCCGATTCAGCCATAACCCCAATCAACCCGGGAGACGTGGAGGTTAAAGCCCGCGTAATTGTCGAATACAAGTTCTAA
- the asnS gene encoding asparagine--tRNA ligase, whose product MEQVDIKKLFRNHEAYIDQNIRVSGWIRTIRDSKNFAFIELNDGTFFKNLQIVIDDSLPNFSEVVRLNISSAIVAEGKLVESPGAKQPFELKAEKITVEGASLSDYPLQKKRHSFEYLRTIAHLRPRTNTFSAVFRVRSLAAYALHKFFQERNFVYVHTPIITGSDAEGAGEMFRVTTLDFDNVPRTEDGNVDFSKDFFKHEANLTVSGQLQAETYALAFRNVYTFGPTFRAENSNTPRHAAEFWMLEPEMAFADLEDNMDLAEAMLKYLIQYCLDNAPEEMEFFNKFIDKELLARLDNVIKSEFKRITYTEAIDLLVKSGHSFQYPVEWGCDLQTEHERYLTEQIFKQPIFVTNYPKDIKAFYMRMNEDHKTVAAMDLLVPGVGEIVGGSQREERYDLLLKRMQELNMPEEDYWWYLDTRRYGSNKHAGFGLGFERAIMYLTGITNIRDVIPFPRTVGNIDF is encoded by the coding sequence GTGGAACAAGTTGATATAAAAAAGCTATTTCGCAATCATGAAGCATACATCGATCAAAATATTCGTGTCTCTGGCTGGATCCGCACCATCAGGGATTCGAAAAACTTTGCTTTTATTGAGCTGAACGACGGTACTTTCTTTAAGAACCTGCAGATCGTGATTGACGATTCACTGCCAAACTTCAGTGAGGTGGTGAGACTGAACATCAGCTCTGCGATTGTCGCTGAAGGTAAGTTGGTGGAAAGTCCCGGTGCAAAGCAGCCGTTTGAACTGAAAGCGGAAAAGATCACTGTTGAAGGAGCATCGTTAAGCGATTATCCGCTTCAGAAGAAGCGCCACAGCTTTGAGTACCTAAGGACGATTGCTCATCTTCGTCCGCGTACAAACACTTTTTCAGCAGTATTTCGCGTGCGGTCCCTGGCAGCTTACGCTCTGCATAAGTTCTTCCAGGAGCGGAATTTCGTCTATGTTCACACCCCGATCATTACAGGCAGTGATGCGGAAGGGGCCGGGGAGATGTTTCGAGTAACAACCTTAGACTTTGACAATGTACCCCGGACTGAGGACGGCAATGTAGATTTTTCCAAGGACTTTTTTAAACATGAGGCAAATCTGACTGTCAGCGGGCAGCTGCAGGCTGAAACTTATGCGCTTGCGTTTCGGAACGTGTATACATTTGGACCTACCTTTCGGGCAGAAAACTCCAACACTCCCCGTCACGCGGCCGAGTTTTGGATGCTTGAGCCAGAAATGGCCTTTGCTGATTTAGAAGACAACATGGATTTAGCAGAAGCAATGCTGAAATACCTGATTCAGTACTGTTTAGACAATGCTCCGGAGGAAATGGAGTTCTTTAACAAGTTTATTGATAAAGAGCTGTTAGCCCGCTTAGATAATGTCATCAAATCAGAATTCAAGCGGATCACTTATACCGAAGCGATCGATCTGCTAGTAAAATCCGGGCACAGCTTCCAGTATCCGGTAGAATGGGGATGTGATCTCCAAACTGAGCACGAGCGCTATCTGACTGAGCAGATCTTTAAACAGCCGATCTTTGTAACCAACTATCCTAAGGATATCAAGGCGTTCTATATGCGCATGAATGAAGATCACAAGACTGTTGCGGCAATGGATCTGCTGGTTCCGGGTGTTGGTGAAATTGTAGGCGGCAGTCAAAGAGAAGAGCGCTATGATCTGCTGCTGAAGCGGATGCAGGAATTGAACATGCCTGAAGAGGACTACTGGTGGTATCTCGATACCCGCAGGTACGGCAGCAACAAGCACGCCGGTTTTGGTTTAGGGTTCGAACGAGCGATTATGTACCTAACCGGTATCACCAACATTCGCGATGTGATTCCCTTCCCGCGGACAGTAGGCAACATTGATTTCTAA
- a CDS encoding aspartate--ammonia ligase, producing MIIPTAYTSKLSLKETEIAIKHLKDFFEQVLARELNLTRVSAPLFVPHSSGLNDNLTGVERPIIFDVPAINGKCEIVHSLAKWKRMALKEYNFEVGEGLYTDMNAIRRDEELGNIHSLYVDQWDWERIITREDRNLDFLTEIVNKIYRCLKAAEREIHQEYPMLEWELPEQITVITTQELEDLYPQLEPERREHAIARDKKAVFIAQIGGKLRSGRPHDRRAPDYDDWNLNGDIIVWHPALERALELSSMGIRVDEAALSNQLKLAGCEHWAEFSFHKELLAGNLPLTIGGGIGQSRLCMYFLEKIHIGEVQASVWPEHIIQKCRENNIFLL from the coding sequence TTGATCATTCCCACAGCTTATACCAGTAAACTGTCATTAAAGGAAACAGAAATTGCAATCAAGCACCTGAAAGACTTTTTCGAGCAGGTATTAGCCCGCGAGTTGAATTTGACCAGAGTGTCAGCGCCGCTCTTTGTGCCTCACAGCTCGGGTTTAAACGATAATTTAACCGGAGTTGAACGCCCGATTATTTTTGATGTGCCGGCGATTAACGGTAAGTGCGAAATCGTCCACTCCCTTGCTAAATGGAAGCGGATGGCGCTAAAAGAGTATAATTTCGAGGTGGGAGAAGGACTTTATACCGATATGAATGCAATTCGGCGCGACGAAGAGCTCGGCAATATTCACTCCTTATATGTAGATCAGTGGGATTGGGAAAGAATAATAACTAGAGAAGACCGCAATCTCGATTTCTTAACCGAGATTGTTAATAAGATCTACCGCTGCCTGAAAGCAGCGGAAAGGGAAATTCACCAAGAGTATCCAATGCTTGAGTGGGAACTGCCTGAGCAGATTACCGTGATCACCACCCAGGAGCTGGAAGATCTCTACCCCCAATTAGAACCGGAAAGGCGGGAGCATGCAATCGCCAGAGATAAAAAGGCTGTCTTTATAGCGCAGATCGGCGGTAAACTCCGGTCCGGTAGGCCGCATGACAGGCGGGCTCCGGACTACGATGACTGGAATCTCAACGGCGATATCATTGTTTGGCATCCTGCTTTGGAGCGAGCTCTTGAGCTTTCATCGATGGGAATAAGAGTTGATGAAGCTGCTCTATCCAATCAGCTGAAACTGGCTGGGTGTGAGCACTGGGCTGAGTTTAGTTTTCATAAAGAACTGTTAGCCGGGAATCTGCCGCTTACCATCGGCGGAGGTATCGGTCAATCGCGATTATGCATGTATTTCCTGGAAAAGATTCATATTGGTGAAGTGCAGGCATCGGTTTGGCCGGAGCACATCATCCAAAAATGCAGAGAAAACAACATCTTTTTACTTTAA